In the Anguilla anguilla isolate fAngAng1 chromosome 7, fAngAng1.pri, whole genome shotgun sequence genome, one interval contains:
- the ascl1a gene encoding achaete-scute homolog 1a, translating to MDITAKMEITVSQQQFVPPACFFAAAAQNIQLSPIENQCSGKSASKQVKRQRSSSPELLRCKRRLNFAGFGYSLPQQQPHAVARRNERERNRVKLVNNGFATLREHVPNGAANKKMSKVETLRSAVEYIRALQQLLDEHDAVSAAFQSGVLSPTIPQNCSNDMNSMAGSPVSSYSSDEGSYDPLSPEEQELLDFTNWF from the coding sequence ATGGACATCACTGCCAAGATGGAAATAACCGTCAGCCAGCAACAGTTCGTGCCGCCTGCCTGCTTCTTTGCTGCTGCGGCTCAGAACATACAACTAAGTCCAATCGAAAACCAGTGTAGTGGAAAGTCCGCTTCTAAGCAGGTGAAGAGGCAGCGGTCCTCCTCCCCCGAGCTGCTGAGATGCAAAAGGAGGCTCAATTTTGCGGGGTTTGGGTATAGTCTGCCACAGCAGCAACCACACGCGGTGGCCAGGCGGAACGAGAGAGAGCGGAACCGGGTGAAGTTGGTCAACAACGGGTTTGCCACTCTTCGTGAGCACGTTCCAAACGGCGCAGCCAACAAAAAGATGAGCAAAGTGGAGACTTTGCGCTCGGCAGTGGAGTACATCAGGGCTCTGCAACAACTCCTTGATGAGCACGACGCCGTGAGTGCCGCCTTTCAGTCCGGAGTCCTTTCGCCCACGATTCCGCAGAATTGTTCCAACGACATGAACTCAATGGCTGGCTCCCCTGTGTCCTCTTACTCCTCGGACGAAGGATCGTATGACCCACTGAGTCCAGAGGAGCAGGAGCTTCTAGACTTCACCAACTGGTTTTGA